A stretch of Dasypus novemcinctus isolate mDasNov1 chromosome 14, mDasNov1.1.hap2, whole genome shotgun sequence DNA encodes these proteins:
- the LOC131273239 gene encoding zinc finger protein 596-like — protein MLPLELVNLKDIVIDFTQEEWALLGISQRKLFRDVVLENIGHLISVGHPVCKSDILSHFEQGEELCKEGNGVFQDQNSGMENGLKKPEMLSMQHICSRDTSMTMPLKQKTHSGKNGLTCSELPENFTHRSRVTQHMLTPNERNFRNLFGKDLHELSSFSQQKEILNRNKSHDYDVVDKSYIESSCFIQWNGTHIREKPYECDLFGNAYNQRSDLTVHERAHPGEKPYKCHLCGKAFTRSFTLREHERTHTGEKPYECHLCGKAFTRSSALRQHERTHTGEKPYECHLCGRAFTRCSALRQHGRTHTGEKPYECHQCGKSFTQSSCLRKHERNHTGEKPYEFHPCGKTTCFSLKHESTHTGKKPYECHPCGKSFIHYSSLRYHERTHHTGEKPYECHPCGKSFIHYSSLRYHERTHHTGEKPYECHPCGKSFIHYSSLRYHEKTHHTGEKPHECPSCGKSFTHYSSLRYHERSHTGEKPYECFSCGKSFTHSSPLRKHERTHAGEKSYKCHLCGKAFIHSSTLRGHMRTHT, from the exons GACATCCGGTCTGTAAATCAGATATACTTTCCCACTTTGAGCAAGGAGAGGAACTGTGTAAAGAAGGAAATGGAGTTTTCCAAGACCAAAATTCAG gTATGGAAAATGGTCTTAAAAAGCCAGAAATGTTATCCATGCAGCATATCTGCAGTAGAGACACGTCTATGACCATGCCATTG aAACAGAAAACTCATAGTGGAAAGAATGGCCTTACATGTAGTGAATTGCCTGAAAACTTCACTCACAGATCCAGAGTGACTCAACATATGTTAACTCCCAATGAAAGGAATTTCAGAAATTTGTTTGGTAAAGATCTCCATGAGCTGTCATCTTTTAGTCAACAGAAGGAAATTCTCAATAGAAATAAATCACATGATTATGATGTGGTTGATAAATCATATATTGAAAGCTCTTGCTTTATACAGTGGAATGGAACTCACATcagagagaaaccatatgaatgtgaCTTATTTGGGAACGCCTACAATCAACGTTCTGACCTGACAGTACATGAGAGGGCTCAccctggagagaaaccctacaaatgtcatctctgtgggaaagccttcactcgaAGTTTTACACTGAgagaacatgagagaactcacacaggagagaaaccctatgaatgtcatctctgtgggaaagccttcactcgtAGTTCTGcccttagacaacatgagagaactcacacaggagagaaaccctatgaatgtcatctctgTGGGAGAGCCTTCACGCGTTGTTCTGCCCTTAGACAACATGGGAgaactcacacaggagagaaaccttatgaatgtcatCAATGTGGGAAATCCTTCACTCAGTCTTCTTGCCTGAGAAAACACGAGAGAaatcacactggagagaaaccttatgaattcCATCCATGTGGGAAAACCACTTGTTTTTCCCTTAAACATGAGAGCACTCATACTGGAAAGaagccctatgaatgtcatcCATGTGGGAAATCTTTTATCCATTATTCTAGCCTTAGATATCATGAGAGGACTCatcatactggtgagaaaccctatgaatgtcatccaTGTGGGAAATCTTTCATCCATTATTCTAGCCTTAGATATCATGAGAGGACTCatcatactggtgagaaaccctatgaatgtcatccaTGTGGGAAATCTTTCATCCATTACTCTAGCCTTAGATATCATGAGAAGACTCatcatactggtgagaaaccccatgaatgtcctTCATGTGGGAAATCCTTCACCCATTATTCTAGCCTTAGATATCATGAGAGgtctcacactggtgagaaaccctatgaatgtttttcatgtgggaaatccttcactcattcttctcccctgagaaaacatgagagaactcacgcTGGAGAGAAATCTTATAAatgccatctatgtgggaaagctttcatccATTCTTCTACCCTTAGAGGACACATGAGGACTCACACTTGA